In uncultured Bacteroides sp., the following proteins share a genomic window:
- a CDS encoding 6-bladed beta-propeller, whose protein sequence is MKKIVHIIRFSILCLCVWGCSRTSPNDKIIQYELSLMTDSTITINVASCSVKQYPISKLIDSVRYVALENSDSALIGVIKNVKVTKDLIYVSDLKDNSLKCFDKNGKFIRSAFKKGNAPQKIAHFIDFDVDEDFLYVLDGAKEAVHFYDRNGNYIKKVALPFRAQKMKHLSNNNYLFELSPFGTNNNEISNLIVYTNDEFKPIKYYLEYVDGAICGVDFENQLNSTYFSSQYGNGFYERKDSSFIMRYYLDFDGKYFNRDKQKDGFREAIEQDLYFQSSGPLNNERYLLCSYTAGLRREGVLFVDLNDNKALFVKKLIQDRADLIDFSFSFTMGYDVLSNEFYGICNSLDLSDISANKENVIKAMRQRMPKEVQTLLLHEDGDKSLNQILLFYKLKDQVYF, encoded by the coding sequence ATGAAAAAAATAGTTCATATCATCAGATTTTCAATTTTGTGTTTATGCGTTTGGGGATGCTCACGTACTTCGCCTAATGATAAAATAATTCAATACGAATTGAGCCTAATGACAGATAGTACTATTACTATTAACGTAGCTTCTTGTAGCGTTAAACAGTACCCGATCAGTAAACTAATCGATTCAGTTCGATATGTAGCTTTAGAAAATTCAGACAGTGCATTAATTGGAGTAATCAAAAATGTAAAAGTTACAAAAGATTTGATTTATGTGTCAGACCTGAAGGACAATAGCTTAAAATGTTTTGATAAAAATGGGAAATTCATTAGAAGCGCATTTAAAAAAGGGAATGCTCCGCAAAAAATTGCACATTTTATTGATTTTGATGTAGATGAAGATTTCTTGTACGTGCTTGATGGAGCCAAAGAAGCTGTTCATTTTTATGATCGAAATGGTAACTATATAAAAAAAGTAGCACTACCTTTTAGAGCTCAAAAAATGAAGCATCTTTCTAATAATAATTATCTTTTCGAGTTATCGCCATTTGGAACTAATAATAATGAAATATCTAACCTGATTGTTTATACTAACGATGAGTTTAAGCCTATAAAATATTACCTTGAATACGTTGATGGTGCCATTTGTGGAGTTGATTTCGAGAATCAATTAAATTCAACTTATTTCTCTTCTCAATATGGAAATGGATTTTATGAAAGGAAAGATAGCTCGTTTATCATGAGGTATTATCTTGATTTTGATGGTAAGTATTTTAATCGCGACAAACAGAAAGATGGTTTTAGAGAAGCTATTGAGCAAGATCTGTATTTCCAAAGCAGTGGCCCTCTCAATAACGAAAGATATTTACTCTGTTCTTATACTGCGGGCTTAAGAAGAGAAGGTGTGTTGTTTGTGGATCTGAACGATAATAAAGCATTGTTTGTGAAGAAATTAATTCAGGATAGGGCAGATTTGATTGATTTCTCTTTTTCTTTTACTATGGGCTATGATGTGTTGAGCAATGAGTTTTATGGCATTTGTAATAGTCTTGATCTTTCAGATATTTCTGCCAACAAAGAAAATGTAATAAAAGCGATGAGGCAACGAATGCCAAAAGAGGTTCAAACTTTATTGTTGCATGAGGATGGTGATAAAAGCCTAAATCAGATTTTATTGTTTTACAAACTGAAGGATCAAGTATATTTTTAA
- a CDS encoding 6-bladed beta-propeller has protein sequence MNEIIRNRGLNNYIKNVLFLFFLSSLCSCANKENTPKNLIKTVNIDASKVEPLEYNDYFKKATLIALETLPESLIGEVSKLYMTDSLIVIFDKKQMAIMLFDIKGNFIRQIGKKGSAPDEYTFFNDIQFERETSLIYAHERYKIFW, from the coding sequence ATGAATGAAATAATAAGGAATAGAGGTCTGAATAATTATATTAAGAATGTTTTGTTTCTTTTCTTTTTAAGCTCGTTATGTTCATGTGCAAATAAAGAAAATACGCCGAAAAACTTAATAAAGACTGTGAATATTGATGCATCGAAGGTTGAGCCATTAGAGTATAACGATTACTTTAAAAAAGCTACTCTTATTGCTTTAGAAACTCTTCCAGAATCGTTGATTGGAGAAGTTTCTAAATTGTATATGACAGATTCTTTAATTGTCATATTTGATAAAAAGCAAATGGCTATAATGCTGTTCGATATTAAAGGAAACTTTATAAGGCAGATAGGAAAAAAGGGATCAGCTCCAGATGAATACACGTTTTTTAATGATATCCAATTTGAAAGAGAGACGTCATTAATATACGCTCATGAACGATATAAAATCTTTTGGTGA
- a CDS encoding BF3164 family lipoprotein yields the protein MNLDFKKKVIYLLGLIFVLGACTEKNKKRIFSDAIQISHKVLVQENQLQDPWDILLIDSSLIVANQKGEPLLDVYNLEGNKLASFLSRGNGPEEVLMIGSLQKSIQGEKLLVYDLFGKKFLQYAIKLGLKEVKLDTILNYQSLLEDSAVLFDKLFISKNYIIGESRSPEGRIALMNKDGSLIRYGGKYPPKTEAKISDFENAHLYASNITVKKDGSKLALATSTAGMIDIYSIKNDSILLNWSYNEFLPDHLHVIEMGGVFRAAITDETRSGYADIESTERFIYALYSGRKVKEKNYSFGSIIRLVDWNATVGLELQTNLDLKRITVSEDDQYIYAIAKDRDGFPCIVAFYIGNIINKLI from the coding sequence ATGAATTTAGATTTTAAGAAAAAAGTTATCTATTTATTGGGGCTAATATTTGTTTTGGGAGCTTGTACTGAGAAGAATAAAAAAAGAATCTTTTCTGATGCAATTCAAATTAGTCACAAAGTGTTAGTACAGGAGAATCAACTACAAGATCCTTGGGATATATTGCTGATAGATTCTTCATTGATCGTTGCTAATCAGAAAGGAGAACCCTTGCTAGATGTATATAACCTTGAAGGAAACAAGTTGGCTTCATTTCTTTCTAGAGGAAATGGTCCTGAAGAGGTTCTGATGATTGGTAGCCTTCAGAAATCAATACAAGGGGAAAAGTTGTTGGTATATGATTTGTTTGGAAAGAAATTTTTGCAATATGCTATAAAATTAGGACTGAAAGAGGTGAAATTAGATACAATACTTAATTATCAGAGCCTGTTAGAAGATTCTGCTGTCCTTTTTGATAAACTATTTATTTCGAAAAATTATATAATAGGAGAAAGTCGCTCTCCAGAAGGCAGAATAGCCTTAATGAATAAAGATGGATCTTTGATTCGGTATGGGGGAAAATATCCTCCCAAGACTGAAGCAAAGATATCTGATTTTGAAAATGCCCATTTATACGCATCTAACATTACGGTAAAAAAAGATGGCTCAAAATTAGCGCTTGCAACATCTACTGCTGGAATGATTGATATTTATTCAATAAAAAATGACTCCATTTTATTGAATTGGAGCTATAATGAATTTTTACCTGATCATCTCCATGTTATTGAAATGGGCGGTGTTTTTAGAGCTGCAATAACGGATGAAACTAGATCTGGCTATGCAGATATAGAATCGACTGAACGATTTATTTATGCACTTTATTCAGGGAGAAAGGTGAAAGAGAAGAATTATAGTTTTGGCAGTATAATCCGTCTTGTTGACTGGAATGCAACTGTAGGATTAGAATTACAGACAAATTTAGATTTGAAAAGAATTACTGTAAGTGAGGATGATCAATATATATATGCTATTGCTAAAGATCGAGATGGATTTCCTTGTATTGTTGCATTTTATATTGGAAATATAATAAATAAGTTAATATGA
- a CDS encoding IS3 family transposase, with the protein MNVSRTTVAFHLKKMELRSKRSKKFKVTTDSRYKEPIAENLLDRKFKVDVPCVAWISDIIYFPVQTGGFIYLTTVLDLFDRKVIGWSASDGMITEETVLPAFNMAIKNRSPKEGMIFHSDRGVQCASKKMANVLASYKIRQSMSRKGNCWDNAVAESFFKTLKSEMIYGNKLISREQMRTELFEFIEIWYNRKRRHSALNNLNIEEFWELINSKNVNLLNVA; encoded by the coding sequence ATCAACGTTTCAAGGACCACTGTTGCTTTTCATTTGAAGAAGATGGAACTGCGTAGTAAGCGATCAAAGAAGTTTAAGGTAACCACAGATTCACGCTACAAAGAGCCAATAGCTGAGAATTTGTTGGATCGAAAGTTCAAGGTAGATGTTCCTTGCGTGGCTTGGATTTCTGACATAATCTATTTCCCAGTACAGACAGGTGGCTTTATCTACTTGACCACAGTGCTAGATTTATTCGACAGGAAAGTCATCGGATGGAGCGCCAGTGATGGTATGATAACAGAGGAAACAGTGTTGCCCGCATTTAATATGGCGATTAAAAATCGTTCACCAAAAGAGGGAATGATTTTCCATTCGGATAGAGGAGTTCAATGTGCCAGTAAGAAGATGGCCAATGTGTTGGCCTCTTACAAAATACGCCAAAGTATGAGCCGAAAAGGCAACTGCTGGGATAACGCCGTGGCAGAAAGCTTCTTTAAAACATTAAAGTCTGAGATGATCTACGGCAATAAACTGATCTCAAGAGAGCAAATGAGAACAGAACTATTTGAATTCATTGAGATTTGGTATAACCGAAAGAGAAGGCATTCGGCACTCAATAATCTCAATATTGAGGAATTCTGGGAACTAATAAATAGTAAAAATGTTAATTTATTAAATGTCGCTTAA
- a CDS encoding 6-bladed beta-propeller, translated as MNIDVSKVESLRYDDYFKKSTFIVLETLPESLIGEVSKLYMTDSFIIIFDKKQMAIMLFDIKGNFIRQIGKKGSAPDEYTFFNDIQFERETSLIYAHERYRNSIFTYNLDGELINKTPKIAIDFNSFCKTKFGYWVYSCFNTKNNPLGYNLMLLDEKLEKVKSSYFPQKKFVNVSDEPAFIQDELGIPYFFYPSSNIIYKLVEDNPIPWCRLDFGDKTMPYEKIVEIGSYEEYDRLVADKKFLGDISGFKVGNSIASFSFRETGFGIATKTYYCYFNFAQNKVKVIQNPFIEGMDYPVEAKVLSVLNKSFVYSISLNVCSDDSFFSLSDQLAKPISRESNPILVIADLKE; from the coding sequence GTGAATATTGACGTCTCAAAGGTTGAGTCATTACGCTATGACGATTACTTCAAAAAGAGTACTTTTATCGTTTTAGAAACTCTTCCAGAATCGTTGATTGGAGAAGTTTCTAAATTGTATATGACAGATTCTTTCATTATCATATTTGATAAAAAGCAAATGGCTATAATGCTGTTCGATATTAAAGGAAACTTTATAAGGCAGATAGGAAAAAAGGGATCAGCTCCAGATGAATACACGTTTTTTAATGATATCCAATTTGAAAGAGAGACGTCATTAATATACGCCCATGAACGATATAGGAACTCTATATTTACATATAACTTAGATGGAGAATTGATAAATAAAACTCCGAAAATAGCAATTGATTTTAATTCCTTCTGTAAGACTAAATTTGGATACTGGGTTTATAGTTGTTTTAATACGAAAAACAACCCTTTGGGATATAATTTAATGCTGCTGGATGAAAAACTGGAAAAAGTAAAATCATCGTATTTTCCACAAAAGAAATTTGTGAACGTTTCTGATGAACCTGCTTTTATTCAGGACGAGCTTGGTATTCCTTATTTCTTTTACCCATCTAGTAATATAATTTATAAACTTGTAGAAGACAACCCAATTCCTTGGTGCAGACTTGATTTTGGAGATAAAACAATGCCTTATGAGAAGATTGTAGAGATAGGTAGCTATGAGGAGTATGATCGTTTAGTTGCAGATAAAAAGTTCTTGGGAGATATTTCAGGTTTTAAGGTTGGCAATAGTATTGCTTCTTTTTCTTTCCGAGAAACAGGATTTGGAATAGCGACTAAGACTTATTACTGTTATTTTAATTTTGCTCAGAATAAGGTAAAAGTAATTCAGAATCCATTTATTGAGGGAATGGATTATCCTGTTGAGGCTAAGGTCTTGAGTGTGCTTAATAAATCTTTTGTTTACTCGATAAGTCTTAATGTTTGTTCCGATGATAGTTTCTTTTCTTTATCCGATCAGTTGGCGAAACCGATTTCACGAGAATCCAATCCAATATTGGTTATTGCTGATTTAAAAGAATGA
- a CDS encoding 6-bladed beta-propeller, protein MNETVFLCAIILSVYSCASGTVDKNGGQQLLSVLDTKSESRYFMNHFEIAEIVSIQTNEAFLVPDVKRLIRYKDKIILLSAKNNQILVINANNGKVENCINSQGTGPGESRKILDIAFDESSRQIVVYNDYYKLLFFDLEGKYLSEVKVGELYEEMAMENGKIIFFNKLDGYSCYPYMLNVFDVKNKTWSEIGRNDKIDFAIRSQGNLLVKSKRVWFNAPLDFGLFLYEKQEAKSPYKLNLSASNLSKDLIKESISDPQAFFRKVMDGDLIYGFNSIRETKDYLVFRSNQSGLFILNKGDNKVYRDRVIEDRNLGMNIVNYYYPHGGDDDKILFVLSPEIYLAHRQLATEDSVINRLDSLNIKEEDNPILIFYKEKG, encoded by the coding sequence ATGAATGAAACTGTTTTTCTGTGTGCTATAATTCTTAGTGTGTATTCTTGTGCTTCTGGTACAGTAGATAAGAATGGTGGGCAGCAATTGTTGAGTGTGCTAGATACAAAATCTGAGAGTCGTTATTTCATGAATCATTTTGAGATAGCTGAAATAGTTTCTATTCAGACCAATGAAGCTTTTCTTGTACCTGACGTAAAGAGATTGATAAGATATAAGGACAAGATTATTCTTTTATCTGCCAAGAATAATCAGATACTCGTTATAAATGCAAATAATGGTAAAGTAGAAAATTGTATTAATAGTCAAGGAACTGGTCCTGGGGAATCAAGAAAGATATTAGATATTGCATTTGACGAATCGTCTAGACAGATTGTTGTCTATAATGATTATTATAAATTGCTTTTCTTTGATTTGGAGGGAAAATATCTTTCTGAAGTGAAAGTAGGAGAATTGTACGAAGAGATGGCTATGGAGAATGGAAAGATCATCTTTTTTAATAAACTAGATGGCTATTCTTGTTATCCTTATATGCTTAATGTTTTTGATGTAAAAAATAAAACATGGAGTGAAATAGGGAGAAATGATAAAATAGATTTTGCTATCAGAAGTCAAGGCAATCTATTGGTCAAAAGTAAGCGAGTGTGGTTTAATGCCCCTTTGGATTTTGGACTATTCTTATATGAAAAACAAGAAGCTAAATCTCCTTATAAATTAAATCTTTCAGCTTCTAACCTAAGCAAGGATTTGATAAAAGAATCGATTTCAGATCCGCAGGCTTTCTTCAGGAAAGTAATGGATGGCGATCTTATTTATGGCTTCAACTCCATTCGGGAAACGAAGGATTATTTAGTTTTTCGCTCTAATCAGAGTGGGCTTTTTATCCTTAATAAAGGAGATAATAAGGTTTATCGAGACAGAGTGATTGAAGACAGAAATTTAGGAATGAATATTGTGAACTATTATTATCCACATGGAGGAGATGATGATAAAATACTTTTTGTGCTTTCTCCTGAGATTTATCTCGCACATCGACAATTGGCTACTGAAGATAGCGTGATAAATCGGCTCGACTCCCTAAATATAAAAGAAGAGGATAATCCTATTTTGATTTTCTATAAGGAAAAAGGTTAA
- a CDS encoding BF3164 family lipoprotein, protein MKYKKSILLLVYLCLFIGCSLSDSHKLKFAETIDLVGENWNVNENLGKVFDIDVVGDFVALRNDWGETKLTLIDIPSRKQIYNFGKRGDGPGELINPGPMISRSNHLDVFDGSKMALLSYDVERVITGDSLATQTLFKTRLPGIISLVDLQDSNYVASGVFQDGRLCLLDKKGVACAYAGKYPMSDSVVNVPFHVLGIAYQSLMCAQPEGKRTALVTRYGGILQIYEWNLLKKTAEEVCCIDEFSPILTTRDVNGTPNFRPDSETRWGYLSVEATDKYIFALYSGRLQKEENAFHLGNEVHVFDWNGKSCYLLRLDCEGSALAVKDNKLLILAEYNNKGNDIVEYHLSLK, encoded by the coding sequence ATGAAATATAAAAAGAGTATACTTCTTTTAGTCTATTTGTGTCTATTCATAGGATGTTCTTTGTCTGATAGTCACAAACTAAAATTTGCTGAAACAATAGATTTAGTAGGAGAGAATTGGAACGTTAATGAGAATTTAGGTAAAGTTTTTGATATTGATGTTGTAGGTGATTTTGTAGCATTAAGGAATGATTGGGGAGAAACAAAACTAACTCTCATAGATATTCCTTCTAGAAAACAAATCTATAATTTCGGGAAACGTGGGGATGGACCGGGGGAACTGATAAATCCCGGACCTATGATATCCCGTTCTAATCATCTCGATGTTTTTGATGGTTCCAAAATGGCTTTGCTGAGTTATGACGTGGAGCGTGTTATTACCGGTGACTCTTTGGCAACACAGACATTGTTTAAAACCCGTTTGCCTGGGATTATTTCATTAGTTGATTTACAAGATTCCAATTACGTAGCGAGTGGAGTGTTTCAAGATGGTCGCCTCTGTTTATTAGATAAAAAAGGAGTGGCATGTGCTTATGCTGGCAAGTATCCTATGAGTGATAGCGTAGTAAATGTGCCGTTTCATGTGTTAGGAATTGCTTATCAATCGTTGATGTGCGCTCAGCCTGAGGGTAAAAGAACAGCTTTGGTTACTCGGTACGGAGGTATTTTGCAAATATATGAATGGAATTTGCTAAAGAAGACAGCTGAAGAGGTATGCTGTATAGATGAATTCTCTCCAATATTAACGACTAGAGACGTGAATGGAACTCCTAACTTTAGACCGGACAGTGAGACTCGATGGGGCTATTTGTCAGTTGAGGCTACTGATAAGTACATTTTTGCTTTATATTCAGGGCGTTTGCAAAAAGAGGAAAATGCTTTTCATCTGGGAAATGAAGTGCATGTTTTTGATTGGAATGGAAAGTCTTGTTATTTGTTGCGTTTAGATTGTGAAGGGTCAGCTTTGGCTGTGAAAGATAATAAGCTTTTGATACTTGCTGAATACAATAATAAAGGGAATGATATTGTAGAATATCATTTGTCACTTAAATAA
- a CDS encoding efflux RND transporter periplasmic adaptor subunit translates to MIRKNSRLLFFLCVTALIACSGEKKKEDAEKGVETVLPANNNEVTILKLDKQIFNHELVSNGKVKASAFADLRFQSAEVITHIWVKNGDWVKKGQKLAGLDKFRLDNKLSQAKNTLEKARLELQDVLIGQGYAVKDFDKVPEATMKLAKVKSGYEQSKVDYDLALYEDEHATLIAPFDGVVANLFAKSMNRVSTSDVFCTIMDTKSMEVDFSVLESELSLLKKGDRVVITPFADMAHACKGSIDEINPLVDDNGMVKVKAKVDGNAKLFNGMNVRVNVHRSLGKQLVIPKSAVVLRSGKQVVFVLKKGKAMWIKVHTGLENADSYTVLDGLQVGDTVIVTGNINLAHEAPVTVILNGK, encoded by the coding sequence ATGATACGAAAGAATAGTCGTTTACTCTTTTTCTTGTGTGTTACTGCCTTGATAGCTTGTTCTGGCGAAAAGAAAAAGGAAGATGCTGAAAAAGGAGTGGAGACGGTACTGCCGGCTAATAACAATGAGGTCACTATACTGAAATTAGATAAGCAGATTTTTAATCACGAATTGGTGAGTAATGGTAAAGTGAAAGCTTCTGCCTTTGCTGATCTTCGCTTTCAGAGTGCTGAGGTGATTACTCATATTTGGGTTAAAAATGGTGATTGGGTAAAGAAAGGACAAAAATTAGCAGGATTGGATAAATTCCGCTTGGATAATAAATTGTCGCAAGCAAAAAATACACTGGAGAAAGCACGATTGGAACTACAGGATGTCTTGATTGGTCAGGGATATGCTGTGAAGGACTTTGATAAGGTGCCTGAGGCAACGATGAAATTAGCGAAGGTGAAAAGTGGGTATGAGCAAAGTAAAGTGGACTATGATTTGGCTCTGTATGAAGATGAGCATGCTACTCTTATAGCTCCTTTTGACGGGGTTGTGGCTAATCTGTTTGCTAAATCCATGAATAGGGTGAGCACGTCTGATGTATTTTGCACGATAATGGATACAAAGAGCATGGAGGTTGACTTCTCCGTCCTTGAAAGTGAATTGTCTTTATTGAAGAAAGGAGATAGAGTCGTTATTACACCGTTTGCGGATATGGCTCATGCTTGCAAGGGAAGTATTGATGAGATTAATCCTTTAGTGGATGATAATGGAATGGTGAAAGTGAAAGCAAAAGTGGATGGTAATGCTAAGCTGTTTAATGGAATGAATGTAAGGGTGAATGTACATCGTTCGCTTGGTAAGCAACTTGTAATTCCTAAAAGTGCGGTGGTGCTTCGTTCGGGTAAACAAGTGGTCTTTGTTTTGAAAAAAGGGAAAGCTATGTGGATTAAGGTACACACCGGGTTGGAGAATGCTGATTCTTATACTGTGTTGGATGGTTTGCAAGTGGGAGATACAGTGATTGTGACCGGAA